In one window of Parcubacteria group bacterium DNA:
- the ruvX gene encoding Holliday junction resolvase RuvX, producing MILGLDWGEKKIGVAVVYEEMAIASVVGTVKNDTGVFCALTDIVHKYDITKIVIGKSAHMSQNDNVEKIELFGMLCKKNLHVPVVYATEIFSTHQAQMNLKEAGKKKIDANDDGESARVILQSYIDAQNEKI from the coding sequence ATGATATTGGGATTGGATTGGGGTGAAAAAAAGATCGGTGTAGCAGTTGTATATGAGGAAATGGCAATCGCATCTGTTGTGGGCACGGTAAAAAATGATACAGGTGTTTTTTGCGCTTTGACGGATATCGTACACAAATATGACATAACAAAAATTGTCATCGGAAAAAGTGCGCATATGTCACAAAATGATAATGTGGAAAAAATCGAATTATTCGGTATGTTGTGCAAAAAAAATCTTCATGTACCAGTTGTGTATGCAACTGAAATTTTTTCTACGCATCAGGCACAAATGAACTTAAAGGAAGCGGGCAAAAAAAAGATCGATGCCAATGACGATGGTGAATCTGCGCGTGTCATCCTGCAGAGCTATATAGATGCGCAAAATGAAAAAATATAG